GACCCCGCCGCGGCGGCCGAGGCGATCGTGCGCGTGGCGGCGAATCCCGCGGAGGCGGCGCGGCGCGCGCGGGGCGGACGGGAGCGGGTCGAGGCCGGGTTCTCGTCGAAGGTCCGCGTCGACCGGATCGAGTCGCTCTACCGGGACCTCGCCGGAGCCGACGCCCGAGAGGCCGCCGCGTGAGCCCGTCGATGCTGCGCGACCTTCCGGAAGAGGAGCGGCCGCGGGAGCGGCTCGACCGCCTCGGGCCGGAGGCGCTCGCCCATCACGAGCTCCTCGCGATCCTCCTGCGGAGCGGCCGGCGCGGCGAGAGCGCGGTCGCGCTCGCCCAGGCGGTGCTCAAGGAGGCCGGAGGGCTCGGCCGGCTGTCGACGCTGTCGCCGGCGCAGCTCGTCCGGCTGCGCCTCGGCCGCGTGCAGGCGGTGACGCTCAAGGCGGCGATCGAGCTCGCGGCGCGAATGGGGAACGAGGCGCTTTCCCGCGAGAAGTTCTCGAGCCCGGAGCGGGTCGGCGAATACCTGTCGCGGCTCTACGGCCGCCGCACGCAGGAATCGACCGGGGTGCTGCTCCTCGACGCGAAGCACCGGCTCGTCAAGGACCGCGAGTGCTACCTCGGGACGATCGACCGGGCCGTCGTCGAGCCGCGCGAGATCCTGAAGCAGGCGCTCCTCGAGGAAGCC
The nucleotide sequence above comes from Thermoanaerobaculia bacterium. Encoded proteins:
- the radC gene encoding DNA repair protein RadC, which gives rise to MSPSMLRDLPEEERPRERLDRLGPEALAHHELLAILLRSGRRGESAVALAQAVLKEAGGLGRLSTLSPAQLVRLRLGRVQAVTLKAAIELAARMGNEALSREKFSSPERVGEYLSRLYGRRTQESTGVLLLDAKHRLVKDRECYLGTIDRAVVEPREILKQALLEEAAAMILYHNHPSGDAAPSPEDVDFTRRLRQAADLVGVRLLDHVVVGRGGWVSLRERGLL